A region from the Vanessa tameamea isolate UH-Manoa-2023 chromosome 3, ilVanTame1 primary haplotype, whole genome shotgun sequence genome encodes:
- the LOC113397321 gene encoding LIM domain only protein 3-like → MIRDPPAMHKPDNTNSQQEDNKYALSSGVANTGGTRLCAQCGKVITERFLLKAMERFWHEDCLKCGCCDCRLGEVGSKLYYKADLMLCKRDYLRLFGATGNCVACNKVIPAFEMVMRAKSFVYHLECFACQQCNHRFCVGDRFYLCDNKILCEYDYEERLVFASMAANPSGLAHIRRQVSGLQSPSSAYVGGASGCAGGPVGPLGDKDNGGCAGADDASSGYGSPPDPDVCDAAR, encoded by the exons ATGATTCGTGATCCGCCGGCCATGCACAAGCCCGACAATACCAAca gccaacaGGAAGACAACAAGTATGCGCTCAGCAGTGGAGTGGCTAACACGGGGGGCACGAGACTTTGCGCTCAGTGTGGGAAGGTCATCACTGAGCGATTTCTACTGAAAGCCATGGAGAGGTTTTGGCACGAAGACTGTCTTAAATGCGGCTGTTGCGACTGCCGTCTAGGAGAAGTCGGCtccaaattatattacaaagctGATCTTATGCTTTGCAAGAGAGATTATCTCAG GTTATTCGGTGCCACAGGCAACTGTGTGGCGTGCAATAAAGTCATTCCCGCCTTCGAAATGGTAATGCGAGCCAAAAGTTTCGTTTACCACTTAGAATGCTTTGCTTGTCAACAGTGCAATCACAG GTTCTGTGTGGGCGACAGATTCTATCTGTGTGACAACAAGATACTTTGCGAATATGATTACGAGGAGAGGCTGGTTTTTGCAAGTATGGCAGCAAATCCTAGCGGATTAGCGCATATCAGGCGACAAGTTAGCGGATTACAg tcaCCGAGTAGTGCATATGTCGGTGGGGCAAGTGGATGTGCGGGAGGACCGGTGGGCCCATTAGGCGATAAGGATAATGGAGGCTGCGCTGGAGCAGACGATGCGTCCAGCGGGTACGGCAGCCCACCGGACCCCGACGTATGCGATGCCGCACGATGA